The Flaviramulus sp. BrNp1-15 genome has a window encoding:
- a CDS encoding NAD(P)H-dependent oxidoreductase, with product MNIIKHLKWRYATKKFDASKKLTDSQINTIKEAFNLTATSFGLQTISLVIIENNELRKPLIEHSFHQKQVSEASHLLVICIQDNILKEDVVSYYDNIKDIRNTSETILKPYRESLIQTMDNMSVTERQQWSKNQAYIALGNLMTVCAIEGIDACPMEGFIPEKYDELLGLQDRGLKSVLLLPIGFRAKDDMFSEFKKVRKPLEETIIEI from the coding sequence ATGAACATTATTAAGCATTTAAAGTGGCGATATGCTACCAAAAAATTTGATGCATCTAAGAAATTAACTGATAGTCAAATCAATACAATAAAAGAGGCTTTCAATTTAACCGCAACATCTTTTGGTTTACAAACCATATCACTAGTAATTATAGAAAACAATGAGTTACGTAAACCATTAATAGAACACTCATTTCATCAAAAACAAGTTTCAGAAGCATCACATTTATTAGTTATTTGCATTCAAGACAATATTTTAAAAGAAGATGTAGTATCATATTACGATAATATAAAAGATATACGCAATACCTCAGAAACTATTTTAAAACCATACAGAGAGAGCTTAATACAAACCATGGATAACATGTCTGTTACAGAGCGCCAGCAATGGTCCAAAAACCAAGCATACATAGCACTAGGCAATCTAATGACAGTATGTGCAATAGAAGGTATAGACGCTTGCCCAATGGAAGGATTTATTCCTGAGAAATACGATGAGTTATTAGGTTTACAAGATCGCGGATTAAAATCTGTTTTATTGCTTCCAATAGGATTTAGAGCCAAAGACGATATGTTTTCAGAATTTAAAAAAGTTAGAAAACCTCTAGAAGAAACCATAATTGAAATATAA
- a CDS encoding DegT/DnrJ/EryC1/StrS aminotransferase family protein: protein MPGFELFGDAERKEVNDVLDNGVLMRYGFDGMRKGHWKAKELESQLQNTFKSKHVQLVSSGTAAVSVALAAAGVGAGDEVIMPTFTFVASFEAIMMLGVIPVLVDIDDTLAVCPKAVEAAITQKTKAVMVVQMCGSMGNMDALQTICNKHDLLLVEDACQAIGGSYKGKPLGSIGDLGCFSFDFVKTITCGEGGAVITNNKDYYLNADHYSDHGHDHVGNDRGAETHPFLGYNFRISELHAAVGLAQIKRLPEFLEIQKKNFTVLREVLSEIPEVTFRRVPEGGEESYAFLNFFLPDLEIARKVSQAFKENGVDACFHYYDNNWHYIRKWDHLKNLKSLFPISIEVKKGLEYLKTKEFKQSDNYIARNISCLIKLSWTEEELKQRANTMLNCIKSAL, encoded by the coding sequence ATGCCAGGATTTGAATTATTTGGCGATGCCGAAAGAAAAGAAGTTAACGATGTGCTAGACAATGGCGTATTAATGCGTTATGGTTTTGATGGTATGCGTAAAGGGCATTGGAAAGCTAAGGAATTAGAATCTCAGTTACAAAACACATTCAAATCTAAGCATGTTCAATTAGTTTCTAGTGGTACAGCAGCAGTTTCAGTAGCTTTAGCAGCAGCGGGTGTTGGAGCAGGAGATGAGGTTATTATGCCAACATTCACATTTGTAGCCAGTTTTGAAGCTATTATGATGCTTGGAGTTATACCAGTTTTAGTAGATATAGATGATACATTAGCAGTGTGCCCAAAAGCAGTAGAAGCAGCTATAACACAAAAAACCAAAGCTGTTATGGTAGTTCAAATGTGTGGTAGTATGGGTAATATGGATGCTTTGCAAACTATATGTAATAAACATGATTTGTTGTTGGTAGAAGATGCTTGTCAAGCTATTGGTGGTTCATACAAAGGTAAACCATTAGGAAGTATTGGAGATTTAGGCTGTTTCTCATTCGATTTTGTAAAAACAATAACTTGCGGAGAAGGAGGAGCGGTAATAACCAATAACAAAGATTATTATTTAAATGCTGATCATTACAGCGATCATGGTCACGATCATGTAGGTAACGATAGAGGAGCAGAAACCCATCCGTTTTTAGGTTATAATTTTAGAATATCAGAGCTTCATGCTGCAGTTGGTCTAGCGCAAATAAAACGTTTACCAGAATTTTTAGAAATTCAAAAGAAAAATTTTACAGTTTTAAGAGAAGTGTTATCAGAAATTCCAGAAGTTACTTTTAGAAGAGTTCCCGAAGGCGGAGAAGAAAGTTATGCATTTTTAAACTTCTTTCTACCAGATTTAGAAATTGCCCGTAAAGTTTCTCAAGCTTTTAAAGAAAATGGAGTAGATGCTTGTTTTCATTACTACGATAACAATTGGCATTATATTAGAAAATGGGACCATTTAAAGAATTTAAAATCTCTATTTCCAATTTCTATTGAGGTTAAAAAAGGATTGGAATATCTTAAAACCAAAGAATTTAAACAGTCTGATAATTACATAGCAAGAAACATTTCTTGTTTAATAAAATTATCATGGACAGAAGAAGAGTTGAAACAACGAGCAAATACAATGCTTAATTGTATAAAATCGGCTTTATAA
- a CDS encoding two-component regulator propeller domain-containing protein: protein MYYLKVVVIFLFLPVIALSQNNNKQTLQKQISFKSLTVEEGLSQNSVVSISQDSIGYLWFATQDGLNRYDGRNFKIYNKQFTDITRPTFSKLGKVYTDRIGQLWIVNISGELEKYIKEKDSFISVPRFKNVSDVYQDQNLNYYIGTYGHGLYKISKGDTIQVLNKEDRSKDIFNFYEDDNKVYVSASNSIIEITDNKEYSNKFINNSINYSFVTKTDKGLWFGTFGDGLYYFSKDNNKFEKFLGFNNNHLPDNLNIQSMLADTKNRLWIATYGQGVYLVDFSRKSISNFTAQKTNPFALHYNDILCLYQDFTGTIWLGSDGAGLSYYDENLAKFNVLTNAQTPINVNVDVVRSICTDNNNAIWLGTSGKGLTKYDRSTESFKTFTISNSKISSNRIMSLLFDDELLWIGLQGNGLNILDKSGSFISFNELSDYTIWKIFKDSNNRIWLATRDHGLIQFNKNKGIIKQVNNNIYPALTSNNIRTVEEGDTNSLWIGSEDKGLFKLDLKTDTVSEIKSVKDKIKSLFFDASNSILWIGTNGKGLKKFNTISNSIHTFSKDKGLPNNVVYSILPDDKNNLWLSSNRGITKFALTDSLQITNYNNYDGLQALEFNTGAYFKDKDGYLYFGGLEGLNWFKPSQLTQNPIAPKTVITALEVFAKPRELKANQLLKHNENTVTFTFAGLHFSLPERNNYQYQLVNHDENWIQSGNNNRAHYTNLEPNTYTFKVKSSNYDDVWSKDIASYSFTIKQPWYLTNLAKFIYALLFLLSILLIYKYLKWRWQMKMKLQMEHAETERLKKLDEFKTKLYTNISHEFRTPLTLISGPIERQLSKEQLSKQDKEELTLVQRNSKRLLNLVNQLLDLSKLESGSLKLSVSKDDLSVLLKQISSAFEYKTKEKNIQFEMVIPKMGLVYFDKDVIEKIITNLLSNAIKYAPENGFVKFNTTIKEGQLMINVINNGNTLSNYDMPKLFKRFYQTSKNSDGVGVGLALVKELTTLSHGNIVANTLNKDEIQFTVTLPVERSFFNPSEIVEEQPPLEDDNIKQNQTVSIDKDSSKEEKPVLLIVEDDLDVRQFVKSIFNSEFIIIEANNGERGIKKAITNIPDLIISDVMMPEKNGIELCNELKEDERTSHIPIILLTAKVGEENEIKGLTIGADAYITKPFSSSKLKIRVQKLIELRRQLQKRYSQELKVDAKDLSTSSVDQQFFKRIQKVLDDQLINPEFNSKTFVITMQMSRMQLHRKLKALTGLTTSEFIRSQRLKLALGYLKESDLTVSEVAYQVGFNTPSYFIKCFKEAYNCTPNEYISK from the coding sequence ATGTATTACTTAAAAGTTGTTGTCATTTTTTTATTCTTGCCTGTTATTGCTTTATCACAAAACAATAACAAACAGACCCTGCAAAAGCAAATTTCTTTCAAATCGCTTACCGTAGAAGAAGGGTTGTCTCAAAACAGTGTTGTGAGTATTTCTCAGGATAGTATTGGCTATTTATGGTTTGCAACCCAAGATGGATTGAATAGATATGACGGTAGAAATTTTAAAATCTACAATAAGCAATTTACAGACATTACCAGACCAACATTCAGTAAATTAGGAAAGGTTTATACCGACAGAATTGGCCAATTATGGATAGTTAATATTTCGGGTGAATTGGAAAAGTATATCAAAGAGAAGGATTCCTTTATATCTGTTCCAAGGTTTAAAAATGTTAGTGATGTTTATCAGGACCAAAATCTAAATTACTATATAGGAACCTATGGACATGGTCTTTATAAAATATCTAAAGGTGATACAATTCAAGTATTAAATAAAGAGGATAGAAGTAAAGATATATTCAATTTCTATGAAGACGACAATAAAGTTTATGTATCAGCGTCAAACTCAATAATTGAAATTACTGATAACAAGGAATATTCCAATAAATTCATTAATAATTCAATCAATTACAGTTTTGTCACTAAAACCGATAAAGGACTTTGGTTCGGTACTTTTGGAGACGGTCTTTATTATTTTTCCAAAGACAATAATAAATTTGAAAAGTTTCTCGGATTCAATAATAATCATTTGCCAGATAATTTAAACATTCAATCCATGTTGGCAGATACCAAAAATAGGCTTTGGATTGCAACCTATGGTCAAGGTGTCTATTTAGTTGATTTTTCACGCAAAAGCATTTCAAATTTTACAGCACAAAAAACAAATCCTTTTGCGCTACATTACAACGATATTTTGTGCTTGTATCAGGATTTTACAGGAACGATTTGGTTAGGATCTGATGGAGCAGGTTTGAGCTATTATGATGAGAATTTGGCAAAATTCAATGTACTTACCAATGCTCAAACACCTATTAATGTTAATGTAGATGTTGTTAGGTCCATTTGTACAGATAATAACAATGCTATTTGGTTAGGGACTTCTGGTAAAGGTTTAACTAAATACGACAGAAGTACTGAAAGCTTTAAAACCTTTACAATTTCCAATTCAAAAATTAGCTCAAACAGGATTATGAGCCTTTTGTTTGATGATGAATTATTATGGATAGGGCTTCAAGGTAACGGATTAAATATTTTAGATAAATCGGGGAGTTTTATAAGCTTTAATGAATTGTCTGATTATACTATTTGGAAAATTTTTAAAGATTCAAATAACAGAATTTGGCTCGCCACAAGAGATCATGGACTTATTCAATTTAATAAAAATAAAGGTATTATTAAACAAGTAAACAATAATATATACCCAGCTTTAACAAGTAATAATATCAGAACTGTAGAAGAAGGAGATACTAATAGTTTATGGATAGGTAGTGAAGACAAGGGTTTGTTTAAACTTGATTTAAAAACTGATACAGTATCCGAGATAAAATCGGTTAAGGATAAAATCAAATCACTTTTTTTTGATGCATCCAATAGTATTTTATGGATTGGAACCAATGGTAAAGGACTAAAAAAGTTCAATACTATAAGCAATTCAATACATACTTTTTCCAAGGATAAGGGTCTGCCAAACAACGTTGTTTACAGCATATTGCCTGACGACAAGAACAACCTTTGGTTGAGTTCCAATAGAGGCATTACCAAATTTGCATTAACAGATTCATTGCAAATTACTAATTACAATAATTATGATGGTCTTCAAGCTTTGGAATTTAATACTGGAGCTTATTTTAAAGATAAAGATGGTTACCTTTATTTTGGAGGCTTAGAAGGATTAAACTGGTTTAAACCAAGCCAGCTGACTCAAAATCCGATTGCTCCTAAAACGGTTATTACAGCATTGGAAGTCTTTGCTAAACCAAGGGAATTAAAAGCTAATCAGTTACTAAAGCATAATGAAAATACTGTAACCTTTACCTTTGCAGGTTTGCATTTTTCACTTCCTGAACGTAATAATTATCAGTATCAATTAGTAAATCACGATGAAAACTGGATTCAATCTGGCAATAACAATCGCGCTCATTACACAAATTTAGAGCCTAATACCTATACTTTTAAAGTAAAGTCCAGTAATTATGATGATGTTTGGAGTAAGGATATTGCCTCTTATTCATTTACCATTAAACAGCCTTGGTATTTAACCAATTTGGCAAAGTTTATTTATGCGTTATTATTTTTACTTTCAATATTGTTGATTTATAAATACCTGAAATGGCGTTGGCAAATGAAAATGAAACTGCAAATGGAACATGCAGAGACCGAACGATTGAAAAAACTGGATGAGTTTAAAACAAAGTTATACACTAATATCTCTCATGAGTTTAGAACACCATTAACACTTATTTCTGGGCCAATAGAACGTCAATTATCCAAAGAACAATTGTCTAAACAGGATAAGGAAGAATTAACCTTGGTACAACGTAACTCTAAACGATTACTGAATTTGGTTAATCAGCTTTTAGACCTGTCTAAATTAGAATCTGGAAGTTTAAAACTATCTGTAAGTAAAGACGATTTAAGTGTTTTACTAAAGCAAATTTCATCAGCTTTCGAGTATAAAACAAAAGAAAAAAACATCCAATTCGAAATGGTAATACCCAAAATGGGTTTAGTGTATTTTGATAAGGATGTCATTGAAAAAATCATAACCAATTTGCTTTCCAATGCCATTAAATACGCTCCAGAAAATGGCTTTGTTAAGTTTAATACTACAATAAAGGAAGGTCAGTTAATGATAAATGTTATTAATAATGGTAACACATTATCAAATTACGATATGCCTAAACTTTTTAAACGATTCTATCAAACCAGTAAAAACTCAGATGGTGTTGGTGTGGGACTTGCTTTGGTAAAAGAGTTAACAACCTTATCTCATGGTAATATTGTAGCTAATACGCTAAACAAAGACGAAATTCAGTTTACTGTTACCTTACCAGTAGAACGTTCATTTTTTAATCCTTCTGAAATCGTAGAGGAACAACCGCCTTTGGAAGATGATAATATAAAACAGAACCAAACGGTTTCTATAGATAAAGATTCATCTAAAGAAGAAAAACCAGTTTTACTTATTGTTGAAGATGATTTAGATGTTAGGCAATTTGTAAAGTCAATATTTAATTCCGAATTCATAATTATTGAAGCCAATAATGGTGAGCGAGGTATTAAAAAAGCAATTACTAACATTCCAGATCTTATTATTAGTGATGTTATGATGCCTGAAAAAAATGGAATTGAACTTTGTAACGAACTCAAGGAAGATGAACGTACAAGCCACATACCAATTATACTGTTAACAGCCAAAGTAGGAGAGGAGAACGAAATAAAAGGGCTAACTATTGGTGCAGATGCCTATATTACAAAACCGTTTAGTAGTAGTAAACTAAAAATTCGCGTTCAAAAGCTAATCGAATTACGCAGGCAACTGCAAAAAAGATACAGTCAGGAATTAAAAGTTGATGCTAAAGATTTATCAACGTCTTCTGTTGACCAACAATTCTTTAAACGCATTCAAAAGGTACTGGATGATCAATTGATTAACCCTGAATTTAATTCCAAAACATTTGTAATAACTATGCAAATGAGTAGAATGCAACTGCACAGAAAACTAAAAGCCTTAACAGGACTTACAACAAGTGAGTTCATTAGGTCACAACGATTAAAATTGGCATTAGGCTACTTAAAGGAATCCGATTTAACCGTTTCAGAAGTTGCCTATCAAGTTGGTTTTAACACACCATCATACTTTATAAAATGCTTTAAAGAAGCATATAACTGCACACCAAACGAGTATATTTCTAAATAA
- a CDS encoding lipocalin family protein encodes MKTIKHLSMLFVILFAFNCSSDDDSNSNNEQQTEDLLTSSKWYQESKTPGSFSDCEKNTSFKFNTDNSIVVESFDDGSGTCQSQGTTTSSYTLNGTTLTITLGSDIITANIDNITSTMLTVTDNSGDTIVFDKTQG; translated from the coding sequence ATGAAAACAATTAAACACTTAAGCATGTTGTTTGTCATTCTATTTGCATTTAACTGCAGTAGTGATGATGACAGTAACAGCAATAATGAACAACAAACCGAGGATTTATTAACCTCCAGTAAATGGTATCAAGAATCTAAAACACCTGGAAGTTTTTCAGACTGCGAAAAGAATACATCATTTAAGTTTAATACAGATAATTCTATTGTTGTTGAATCTTTTGATGATGGATCTGGTACATGTCAATCTCAAGGTACAACTACCTCTTCATATACATTAAATGGCACAACTTTAACCATTACACTGGGTTCAGACATTATAACTGCTAACATAGATAATATTACTTCAACAATGCTTACGGTTACAGATAATAGTGGAGATACTATAGTATTTGATAAAACACAAGGTTAA
- a CDS encoding T9SS type A sorting domain-containing protein, with translation MNIKSTTLILLLCPYILLAQWLQIGNDIDGENTNNQSGYTVSLSADGNTIVIGAPFNADNGSASGHVRVFENNANVWQQKGNDIDGIAASDKFGFSVSISADGNTIAVGAPDNNANGFESGHVRVFNFQVSDWVQVGTDIIGEDLSDHSGYSVSLSDDGNRLAIGAPDNGLVENVGSNYGQVRVYENQSNNWVQIGSDIDGEDPEDNSGYAVSLNEDGSIVAIGAPNNSNATTGAGHVRVYNYQSTNWVQIGADIDGEGMNDKFGGAVSLNNAGNILAVGAVDNNGIGHVRVFENQSNTWVQIGNDIDGEAINDEFGISVSLNGNGTILAVGARYNSDFASDAGHVRVYKNELGNWQQIDSDIVGEALQDRSGVSVSLNDDGNIVAIGAYLNDGNGSNSGHARLFSNSNILNIESINSIGKIIAYPNPVTNQIYIELEKIVENSKVQLYNIEGKLLYTQDYNGINHLMIDMHSFSKGIYILKLQLDKIQKTLKVIKQ, from the coding sequence ATGAATATAAAAAGTACTACTTTGATATTATTACTGTGTCCTTATATTTTACTAGCACAATGGTTGCAAATAGGCAATGATATAGATGGTGAAAACACAAACAATCAATCTGGTTATACGGTAAGTTTAAGTGCCGATGGTAATACAATTGTTATTGGAGCTCCTTTTAATGCAGATAATGGTTCAGCCTCTGGACATGTTCGAGTTTTTGAAAACAACGCAAATGTATGGCAACAAAAAGGTAATGATATTGATGGTATTGCAGCGAGCGACAAATTTGGTTTTTCAGTAAGTATAAGTGCTGATGGTAATACGATTGCTGTAGGTGCACCAGATAACAATGCTAATGGTTTTGAATCTGGTCATGTAAGAGTTTTTAATTTTCAAGTAAGCGATTGGGTTCAGGTAGGAACCGATATTATAGGAGAAGATTTAAGTGACCATTCGGGTTATTCAGTAAGTTTAAGCGATGATGGAAATCGACTTGCAATTGGTGCGCCAGATAATGGTCTAGTAGAAAATGTAGGAAGTAATTACGGACAGGTTCGTGTGTATGAGAATCAAAGCAATAATTGGGTTCAAATTGGTAGTGATATTGATGGTGAAGATCCAGAAGATAATTCTGGTTATGCTGTAAGTCTCAACGAAGATGGGAGTATTGTTGCCATTGGAGCACCAAACAATTCTAATGCAACTACAGGTGCTGGCCATGTAAGAGTGTATAATTATCAAAGTACTAATTGGGTTCAAATTGGTGCAGACATTGATGGAGAAGGGATGAATGATAAATTTGGTGGTGCTGTTAGTTTAAATAATGCAGGTAATATTTTAGCTGTTGGTGCAGTAGACAATAATGGTATTGGTCATGTTCGTGTTTTTGAAAATCAATCTAATACATGGGTACAAATAGGAAATGATATTGATGGTGAAGCTATAAACGATGAGTTTGGTATTTCTGTTAGCCTTAATGGTAATGGAACTATTCTTGCCGTAGGCGCACGATATAATAGCGATTTTGCATCAGATGCAGGTCATGTTAGAGTTTATAAGAATGAACTTGGTAATTGGCAACAAATTGATAGTGACATTGTTGGTGAAGCATTACAAGATCGCTCCGGCGTTTCTGTTAGTTTAAACGATGATGGAAATATTGTAGCTATTGGTGCCTATCTTAACGATGGTAATGGCAGTAATTCTGGGCACGCACGTCTCTTTTCTAATTCTAATATTTTAAATATTGAAAGTATAAATTCTATAGGTAAAATTATAGCATATCCAAATCCGGTAACAAATCAGATATATATAGAATTAGAAAAAATAGTTGAGAATTCTAAAGTTCAATTATATAACATCGAAGGAAAATTACTTTATACCCAAGACTATAATGGTATAAACCATTTAATGATTGATATGCATTCTTTCTCTAAAGGTATTTATATTTTAAAGCTTCAATTAGACAAAATTCAAAAAACATTAAAAGTTATAAAACAATGA
- a CDS encoding DUF5050 domain-containing protein, translating to MKKYILLVCLLIVVIGYTQEKDKVFYSSFTPQGWDIHISKDHGKSFNAFTTNESLDYDAKISPDGNWVVFTSERLGKPHLFVKHVEGDTLPRLLVQSKSMQDQVDFSPDGKWIAFVSSHEGNAEIYKLPFKPSDTLSIFDAENLTNNKAGDFRPRFSNDGNYIAFSSDRAHEIKPHKFLVFAMQRTGDIYTMTSNGNNIKRLTDSEGWDGSPNWNTDDSQIIFYSNRNNNTGLYTMDINGDNEKRLTPEPISAISPLYINNETILFANENQENKTFQILRINPSNKTIDSTLVQPDTHMLNIDYDSSGIMVFHGGKKLKETENNKGEFFGDILVKNHPAIDSLENKSIALYGIRRSFSAPPTLNDTKVVYDYNPARGFGDFVTPFLYPLLILPLLALIWFVVGIVKSIRKRREIPFWKYILFSILSVFIVAFMFVQLNNWVGFNALPMNTVKLYVAIILLVLLAFLIFVYRFYKKRKAQDKPIASVYKLYTMMLLGNVIGLLYITLFTGSFLSSTTKFYIVDYKTNEVQELFDFKADKDFNPQSARIIDTKFTPNGKALQFSVGSFRGNPKAQGAVYTYHLEEKKLEKITDLDANYGFADFSAYNKTMVYRSGITGNMDIYVKENNTITNLTNSEAKENFPVISHDGNKIAYCSDINGTNMQDVVKTMDIYLIERQTDNSWSSPKQITTYIGQEGHPHFSPDGNWIIYTTEEFGINDEQPIVQSYVFAPQMYGEIVAVRIADGKKVRLTHNKWEEGAPLWIKTN from the coding sequence ATGAAAAAATATATACTTTTAGTTTGCTTGTTGATTGTAGTAATAGGGTATACACAAGAAAAGGATAAAGTATTTTATTCGTCCTTTACCCCACAAGGTTGGGATATTCATATTTCTAAAGATCATGGTAAAAGTTTTAATGCATTTACTACTAATGAAAGTTTAGATTATGATGCTAAAATTAGTCCAGATGGCAACTGGGTTGTATTTACGTCGGAACGTTTAGGTAAACCTCATTTGTTCGTAAAGCATGTTGAAGGCGATACATTACCAAGGCTTTTGGTACAAAGTAAGTCCATGCAAGATCAAGTTGATTTTTCACCAGATGGAAAGTGGATAGCTTTTGTGTCTTCGCACGAAGGCAATGCCGAAATCTATAAATTACCATTTAAACCTTCAGATACTTTATCAATTTTTGATGCCGAAAATCTTACAAACAATAAGGCTGGAGATTTTAGACCACGATTTTCAAATGATGGAAATTACATAGCCTTTTCAAGCGATAGGGCCCACGAAATAAAACCTCATAAATTTCTTGTTTTTGCCATGCAACGCACCGGCGATATTTATACAATGACCTCTAATGGAAACAATATAAAACGCTTAACCGATTCTGAAGGTTGGGATGGAAGCCCAAATTGGAATACAGATGATTCTCAAATTATTTTTTATAGCAATAGAAATAATAACACAGGATTATATACCATGGACATTAATGGTGATAATGAAAAACGGTTAACCCCAGAACCTATTTCAGCAATATCACCATTATATATTAACAATGAAACGATTTTGTTTGCCAATGAGAATCAAGAAAATAAAACCTTTCAAATACTCAGAATCAATCCGTCTAATAAAACTATTGATTCAACATTAGTACAGCCAGATACTCACATGTTAAATATAGATTATGACAGTTCGGGTATCATGGTTTTTCATGGTGGAAAAAAGTTAAAGGAAACAGAAAATAATAAAGGAGAATTTTTTGGAGATATTTTAGTCAAAAACCATCCTGCTATTGATAGTCTAGAAAATAAAAGTATTGCTCTTTATGGTATTCGTCGTTCATTCTCTGCGCCACCAACTTTAAATGATACCAAGGTGGTGTATGATTATAATCCAGCTAGAGGCTTTGGAGATTTTGTAACACCATTTTTATATCCACTTTTAATATTACCTCTACTAGCTCTTATCTGGTTTGTTGTTGGAATAGTAAAAAGTATTAGAAAGCGTAGAGAAATTCCATTTTGGAAGTATATATTATTTTCTATTCTTTCAGTTTTTATTGTCGCTTTTATGTTTGTACAATTAAATAATTGGGTAGGTTTTAATGCGCTTCCTATGAATACCGTTAAGTTATATGTTGCTATAATTTTACTTGTGTTACTTGCGTTTTTGATATTCGTTTATAGGTTTTATAAAAAACGAAAAGCACAAGATAAACCTATCGCTTCAGTCTATAAGCTATATACCATGATGTTATTGGGTAATGTAATAGGATTGCTGTATATAACTCTGTTTACAGGTTCATTTTTAAGTAGTACAACAAAGTTCTATATCGTAGATTATAAAACTAATGAAGTGCAAGAACTATTTGATTTTAAAGCAGATAAAGATTTTAATCCGCAATCAGCGCGAATTATTGATACTAAGTTTACGCCTAATGGAAAAGCTCTACAGTTTTCTGTTGGAAGTTTTAGAGGTAATCCAAAGGCCCAAGGAGCAGTCTATACATATCATTTAGAAGAAAAAAAACTTGAGAAAATCACAGATTTAGATGCCAATTACGGGTTTGCAGATTTTTCTGCATATAATAAAACCATGGTTTATAGAAGTGGCATTACTGGCAATATGGATATTTATGTAAAAGAAAACAATACCATAACCAACCTAACCAATAGTGAAGCTAAAGAGAATTTTCCTGTAATCTCACATGATGGTAATAAAATAGCCTATTGTTCTGATATAAATGGAACTAATATGCAAGACGTTGTTAAAACTATGGATATTTATTTAATTGAACGTCAAACTGATAATTCATGGTCATCACCAAAGCAAATAACTACTTATATTGGGCAAGAAGGACATCCACATTTTTCACCTGATGGAAATTGGATAATATATACCACTGAAGAATTTGGAATTAATGATGAGCAGCCAATAGTACAATCATACGTATTCGCACCTCAGATGTATGGGGAAATTGTAGCTGTTCGTATTGCAGATGGTAAAAAAGTACGCTTAACTCATAACAAATGGGAAGAAGGAGCGCCATTATGGATTAAAACAAACTAA
- a CDS encoding amidohydrolase family protein, with the protein MKTLKTIVIALLILAVSKIVYSKNLQTTKSDSKTTFQKDIDTFLKNQPIIDTHFHITKGFKDEEMYNQRKVDIDSAKLDWVIEDFNKNNVVLVLGGGTLKYANMYAKADKRFWAGLVFPCTKTVEQDEPCDKEFFNETELREIYNTGNLKILGESMFNYYGVPPTDERLAPYWKIAEEFNIPIGIHADNGPPLERVNKEERPNYNPVFANPELLKPILEKHPKLKIYLMHYGGGYSEQSLELMKLYPQIYCDISAVSLFAPKQIWEPQVKRLFNEGLGDRLMFASDYFGTLRENIEIIYNLDWLTDEQKKAIYYDNAVKFLGLSKSQIQQHYKMVKEKK; encoded by the coding sequence ATGAAAACATTAAAAACAATTGTTATTGCATTATTAATTTTAGCCGTTTCAAAAATTGTGTATTCCAAGAATTTGCAAACCACAAAATCTGATTCAAAAACAACATTTCAAAAAGATATTGACACATTTTTAAAAAACCAACCTATTATTGATACTCATTTCCATATTACAAAAGGATTTAAGGATGAAGAAATGTATAACCAAAGAAAAGTTGATATAGATAGCGCAAAACTAGATTGGGTTATTGAAGACTTCAATAAAAATAATGTAGTACTAGTTTTAGGAGGAGGTACATTAAAATATGCTAACATGTATGCAAAAGCAGACAAGCGCTTTTGGGCTGGTTTAGTTTTTCCTTGCACAAAGACAGTAGAACAAGATGAACCTTGTGACAAAGAATTTTTTAATGAAACTGAACTTCGTGAAATATATAATACTGGAAACCTAAAAATTTTAGGAGAGTCTATGTTTAATTATTATGGTGTGCCCCCTACCGATGAAAGATTAGCACCATACTGGAAAATTGCAGAAGAGTTTAACATTCCTATTGGAATTCATGCAGATAATGGACCACCTCTTGAGCGAGTAAATAAAGAAGAAAGGCCTAATTATAATCCTGTTTTTGCAAATCCAGAATTACTAAAACCTATTTTAGAAAAACACCCAAAATTAAAGATATATCTTATGCATTATGGCGGAGGCTATTCTGAGCAGTCATTGGAATTAATGAAATTGTACCCTCAAATTTATTGTGATATTTCTGCTGTAAGTTTATTTGCTCCTAAGCAAATATGGGAGCCACAAGTAAAAAGATTATTTAATGAAGGCCTTGGAGATCGATTAATGTTTGCTTCAGATTATTTTGGAACATTAAGAGAAAATATCGAAATAATTTACAATTTAGATTGGCTTACTGATGAACAGAAAAAAGCTATTTATTATGATAATGCAGTAAAATTTTTAGGTCTTTCAAAATCTCAAATACAACAACATTATAAAATGGTAAAAGAAAAAAAATAA